TGTATATCAATTCTACAGTCTGGAAACTAAATACCATTCCACATCCACGCTAACTGTACCGAAGCTAGGCACCCAAAACCTGCAAGTGCAAGAAAAACCATTTCCAAACCTGCATATCCGGCGAGATTCTCTGCACCAGCAAGAAGGATCGGAACGGCGCCAGTAGACAAGTTCGTGAGACTCGTCATGACCCCGAATCCAAACGTGATCACTTCCTGATGATTTTCAGAGTTGGGGCTGCCTTGATTCGCGTCATCAGAATCAATCGTTCCGTATCCTCTCTCAGACGCATCTTGCACTATCCCTCTGCCTTCCGCAGCAGACCAAGTCTTGCCCACAAAGATAAGGCATCTTGTGAGACTGGTCCAGAATACAACTCCGAAAAGTGCATATGCAGTGCCCAGTAAGCTTAGTGGGAGAATCGGTCCAATTTTGGTACTGGTCAGAAATAGTAGATGTGCCAGAAGCATAAGCAAGTTAGTAATGACCAGAGCAGCTGGATAGTGGTTAAAAAATGGTAGATCTAGTAGAAGGCCCAGTGGAGGGACGAGAACGCTTGATAGAATGTATGGAACACTGCAGTGTAATGGTATTAGCTCTCAATATCCGGGTATTAACAAATTTTCGATATTTACCTCGTTGCTGAGCCAGCAGCGCGCTGATCACCACCATAGAACGTAAATGCAAGAAATCGCTGGGCCGAGTTCGTAAACGTATTGATGCTGCCGTATCCCAGCATGCAAAGGAGTCCTAGCTGCCAGAAAATTCGGGGGCATTGGGCGAGAGAGACAAGGAGGTTGACATTCATTCCtgtttcctcttcttcatcatttGACTCTTCTGTACCTGTGCGTTTCCCACCTGTAGAGTCATCGATAGATATCAGATAAAGCGCACTCAGAATAGAGACCCCAAGCGAGAATCCAGTACCCATCCAGCCCGCAGCGACTACACCATGGGCTTTGGCCAGCCGCGGAATGAGAATCGAATTGGTAACGCTGCCTAACCTCCACGATGCGAGGTTCATCGCCAGTGCCAGTGAGAGGCACTTATCTCTGCCTAGGTGTCAGCAACAATGGATGTGACCTGTAGTTAAGAGTAGTTAGAATGTGCGCACCTGAACCATCGCGTGGTAATCTCGGATCCCAATACTCCCATAACCTCACCTCCAAGTCCGAACAAGGTCCGGCCCAAGATCATCCCGGGCTGAAACTGGGTCTGGACGGAGAGCGCAAATACTAGCTGCCCAAAGACCACGCTGGTGAGCGTTAGCAGGAGGGCGAATTTCTCGCCAAAGCGTTGCACTAGGGGCCCGCAGAAGAAGGGGAGAATTGTATTCGGGGTCGCGTATGCGGTATACAGCGCAGATACGAGGTAGGCATATTTCGAGTCGGAAAGGCCTAGATGTGCTTGTAACGGGGTTGATAGTGAGGCTGGGAGGTCGTATACTATATTTTGAGGTTTTTCAATATTAGATccgtacaagtactccgcgCGTAGATGTTCTATTTACTAAAGTAGACTCCCCACATCAAAGTGCAGACGGCAGTGAGGACACACCAGTAGCCTCCGAAGGCCCGTGCCATTGTTCGGTACTTTATATTTAGTTTTCAAGGAAAAGAGGGGAAAGTTGAAAGTTAAGTACTGGCGTTGCTGTCCTTTACCATTTACCGCAAACCACGCAGTTGCGGTCACCTGGAAGTACGTGGCAGGCATGCAGAAAAATGCATGAAATCTGCATCCCGCACGCTAGGACCTTGTATTATTGCCACTCGTTTTGCCCCACGAGCAAATGAGGAAGAGAGCGGCTGTATGCAGAATGCAATCTGATTCGATGTTCGATGCAAGAGGAGTAAATGCCGATTGGCATCATGTATCAACGTTTTGAGTCGGACAGCCATGATGATACTCTAATCCTCGGTTATGACCATGATGTTTTTGGATCATATACT
This sequence is a window from Aspergillus chevalieri M1 DNA, chromosome 5, nearly complete sequence. Protein-coding genes within it:
- a CDS encoding uncharacterized protein (InterPro:IPR020846,IPR011701,IPR036259;~PFAM:PF07690;~TransMembrane:6 (i7-26o46-68i80-100o106-126i138-160o172-193i);~go_function: GO:0022857 - transmembrane transporter activity [Evidence IEA];~go_process: GO:0055085 - transmembrane transport [Evidence IEA]), with the protein product MARAFGGYWCVLTAVCTLMWGVYFIYDLPASLSTPLQAHLGLSDSKYAYLVSALYTAYATPNTILPFFCGPLVQRFGEKFALLLTLTSVVFGQLVFALSVQTQFQPGMILGRTLFGLGGEVMGVLGSEITTRWFRDKCLSLALAMNLASWRLGSVTNSILIPRLAKAHGVVAAGWMGTGFSLGVSILSALYLISIDDSTGGKRTGTEESNDEEEETGMNVNLLVSLAQCPRIFWQLGLLCMLGYGSINTFTNSAQRFLAFTFYGGDQRAAGSATR